One region of Ahniella affigens genomic DNA includes:
- a CDS encoding bifunctional riboflavin kinase/FAD synthetase, with translation MTQVFRDALGPCLFPNGSVLSIGAFDGVHLGHAALIACLVETARARRLPPVLLSFEPLPRAYFQKATPLVRLCSPREKIERAAELGVDAVGLLRFNKALADMPAERFIEDVLIARLNAREIWIGPDFRFGHGRRGDVGMLERFAGTHGYTVKVLPVCEINQERVSSTRIRSALLASRFEEAETLLGRPYSISGRVIRGQQLGRTLGYPTANLSLHGRVPPVHGIYAVRVTGAGMRDYPSVASIGNRPTVNGKELLLEVHLFDFNGDLYGQRLTVDFVAKIRDEVRFASLDDLVERMHIDARDARALLQSHPVRNRPSL, from the coding sequence ATGACCCAGGTATTCCGCGATGCTTTGGGGCCTTGCCTGTTTCCTAACGGCTCGGTCCTTTCAATCGGCGCCTTTGACGGCGTCCACCTCGGCCATGCCGCGCTGATCGCGTGCTTGGTCGAAACTGCCCGTGCCCGCCGCTTGCCGCCCGTCCTGCTCAGCTTCGAGCCGTTGCCACGCGCCTACTTTCAGAAGGCCACGCCCTTGGTGCGGCTCTGTTCGCCACGTGAAAAGATCGAGCGCGCCGCCGAACTCGGTGTCGATGCGGTCGGCCTGTTGCGCTTCAACAAGGCGCTTGCCGACATGCCGGCCGAGCGCTTTATCGAAGACGTCCTGATCGCCCGCCTGAACGCACGGGAAATCTGGATCGGCCCCGACTTCCGTTTCGGCCATGGCCGGCGCGGCGATGTCGGCATGCTGGAGCGCTTCGCAGGTACCCATGGCTACACCGTCAAGGTGTTGCCAGTCTGCGAGATCAACCAAGAGCGGGTGAGCAGCACACGTATCCGCTCGGCCTTGCTGGCCTCACGTTTTGAGGAAGCCGAAACCCTGCTTGGCCGACCGTACTCGATCAGCGGGCGCGTCATCCGCGGTCAACAGCTTGGTCGCACGCTCGGCTATCCCACGGCGAATTTGTCGCTGCATGGTCGCGTGCCGCCCGTGCATGGCATCTACGCGGTGCGCGTGACCGGTGCCGGCATGCGGGATTACCCATCGGTTGCCAGTATCGGCAATCGCCCCACCGTCAACGGCAAGGAACTTCTGCTCGAAGTTCATTTGTTCGATTTCAACGGTGACTTGTATGGTCAGCGCCTGACGGTGGATTTTGTCGCCAAGATTCGCGATGAAGTCCGCTTCGCCAGCCTCGATGATCTGGTCGAGCGCATGCATATTGATGCCCGGGACGCGCGGGCACTTCTTCAGTCCCATCCGGTTCGCAACCGGCCATCACTCTGA
- the ispH gene encoding 4-hydroxy-3-methylbut-2-enyl diphosphate reductase encodes MDVILANPRGFCAGVDRAIEIVERALDAFGAPIYVRHEVVHNRFVVDGLRKRGAVFVEELDEVPDAATVIFSAHGVSQTVRGEARRRKLNVFDATCPLVTKVHIEVARHARAGRHVVLIGHAGHPEVEGTLGQWAAAHGSAQIHLIETPSDVEKLPVPLEAELAYVTQTTLSVDDTLDVIDALRKRYPNVIGPKHDDICYATQNRQDAVKRLSERCDLVLVVGSPNSSNSNRLRELSEKRGVQSFLIDGAADIQTAWLEGRQCVGVTAGASAPESLVQGVLDRLRAEGANAVQELDGEPENVVFALPKELRLIMID; translated from the coding sequence ATGGATGTCATTCTCGCCAATCCCCGCGGTTTCTGTGCTGGCGTTGACCGCGCCATTGAAATCGTCGAGCGCGCGCTCGATGCCTTTGGCGCACCGATCTACGTGCGGCACGAAGTCGTGCACAACCGGTTTGTCGTGGATGGCCTGCGCAAACGCGGGGCTGTATTCGTCGAAGAATTGGACGAAGTGCCGGACGCCGCCACGGTGATTTTCTCAGCACACGGTGTCTCGCAAACGGTGCGCGGCGAGGCGAGGCGGCGCAAGCTCAATGTCTTTGACGCGACGTGCCCGCTGGTGACGAAAGTGCACATCGAGGTTGCCCGGCATGCGCGCGCCGGCCGCCATGTTGTGCTGATCGGCCATGCTGGCCACCCCGAAGTCGAAGGCACACTTGGCCAGTGGGCCGCAGCGCACGGCTCGGCGCAGATTCACTTGATCGAGACGCCTTCAGACGTCGAGAAGTTGCCGGTTCCGCTCGAGGCTGAACTCGCGTACGTCACCCAGACCACCCTGTCGGTCGATGACACGCTCGATGTGATTGATGCGCTCAGAAAGCGCTATCCGAACGTGATCGGCCCGAAGCACGATGACATCTGCTACGCGACGCAGAATCGCCAGGACGCGGTCAAGCGGTTGTCCGAACGCTGCGATCTGGTGTTGGTCGTGGGCTCGCCGAACAGCTCGAACTCCAACCGGCTGCGCGAACTGTCAGAAAAGCGCGGCGTGCAGTCGTTCTTGATTGATGGTGCTGCCGACATTCAAACGGCGTGGCTTGAAGGCCGCCAGTGTGTTGGCGTGACGGCAGGAGCCTCGGCGCCAGAAAGCCTCGTCCAGGGCGTGCTTGATCGGCTGCGTGCCGAAGGCGCCAATGCCGTTCAGGAATTGGATGGTGAGCCGGAAAACGTGGTGTTTGCGCTGCCGAAGGAACTGCGCCTGATCATGATCGACTGA
- the ileS gene encoding isoleucine--tRNA ligase has protein sequence MSTDYKSTVHLPKTEFPMKGDLPIREPKILARWEDSKLRERLDAAHAGRPTYLLHDGPPYANGQIHVGHAVNKTLKDVVVKSKQLAGFRSPYVPGWDCHGLPIELKVEKDVGKVGHKVDARTFRQKCRDYALSQISAQRVDFKRLGIIGDWENPYRTMDYRFEADILRSLAKIVANGHLSRGAKPVHWCFDCGSALAEAEIEYHDKNSPMVDVAYVAQTPEEIAREFGVDSAGASIAIPIWTTTPWTLPASLAVTLGPELDYVLVEGPLRDGQRQLLVLAEALAAECGKRYGMIEMTILGHAKGASLEHQKLKHPYLDRIVPVILGNHVTTDAGTGAVHTAPGHGVEDFQVGQKYGLEVLNPVGGNGVFVAGTPEVEGQFVWKANDFIINLLRERGALLASGTLHHSYPHCWRHSTPVAFRATAQWFISMEQAGLRQKALDAIKQVRWQPAWGEERISSMIANRPDWCISRQRTWGVPIALFVHQVTGEPHPNSVALMEQVATRIEREGVDAWYELDAKELLGEEAAVYDKVTDILDVWFDSGVTHACVLDARDELKGPRQVMYLEGSDQHRGWFHSSLLTSVAMHGKAPYDEVITHGFTVDQSGRKMSKSLGNIIEPQKVISNMGADVLRLWTVSTDYANEMAVSDEILKRVGDTYRRLRNTARFLLGNLHGFDPVRDAVSADQMLLLDRAALAQAKRVMDLARRVYGPEADGYGTAGPDTYNYAALVQELMRFCTVDLGAGYLDQTKDRLYTMPETSLGRRSAQTAMYAALEVLVRALAPLTTFTAEEIWAHMPARQHDSVYFATWKDIEALFANATLNDADQALLDDLNQIRQVVLKRIEELRSSAGMGGSLEATVDLYVAPAQRDRLAAASTELRFYLITSGCDLHELDAAPADALTIRLHESEAKAVVRAASGHKCVRCWHHREDVGTHADHPELCGRCIDNVAGSGEARAWF, from the coding sequence GTGAGCACCGATTACAAAAGCACCGTGCATCTGCCCAAAACCGAGTTCCCGATGAAGGGCGACCTGCCCATTCGTGAACCGAAGATTTTGGCACGCTGGGAAGACAGCAAGTTGCGGGAACGCCTGGACGCGGCCCATGCCGGCCGACCGACGTATTTGCTGCACGATGGCCCGCCTTATGCCAACGGCCAGATCCATGTGGGCCACGCGGTTAACAAGACGCTGAAGGATGTGGTCGTCAAGTCAAAGCAACTCGCCGGGTTCCGCTCGCCGTATGTGCCGGGCTGGGATTGCCACGGCCTGCCGATTGAACTCAAGGTCGAAAAGGATGTTGGCAAGGTCGGCCATAAGGTCGATGCGCGCACCTTTCGGCAAAAGTGTCGCGACTATGCACTATCGCAAATCAGCGCGCAGCGGGTGGACTTCAAGCGCCTTGGCATCATCGGCGATTGGGAAAATCCTTATCGCACGATGGACTATCGCTTCGAGGCCGACATTCTTCGTTCGCTCGCGAAGATCGTGGCCAACGGCCATTTGAGCCGCGGCGCGAAGCCGGTGCATTGGTGCTTTGACTGCGGCTCGGCGCTTGCAGAAGCCGAGATCGAATATCACGACAAGAACTCGCCGATGGTCGACGTGGCATACGTCGCCCAAACGCCTGAAGAGATCGCACGCGAATTCGGTGTTGATAGCGCAGGCGCGTCGATCGCAATTCCGATCTGGACGACCACGCCATGGACGCTGCCGGCAAGCCTCGCGGTGACGCTTGGCCCGGAGCTCGACTATGTGCTGGTCGAAGGCCCACTGCGTGATGGCCAGCGCCAACTTCTGGTGCTCGCCGAAGCACTCGCAGCCGAGTGCGGCAAGCGCTACGGCATGATCGAAATGACCATCTTGGGCCACGCCAAAGGCGCGTCGCTCGAGCACCAAAAGCTCAAGCATCCCTATCTCGATCGGATTGTGCCAGTCATCCTCGGCAATCACGTCACCACCGATGCCGGTACGGGCGCTGTGCATACCGCGCCTGGCCACGGTGTTGAAGACTTTCAAGTGGGGCAGAAATACGGCTTGGAAGTGCTGAATCCGGTCGGTGGCAATGGCGTGTTTGTTGCTGGCACACCGGAAGTAGAAGGCCAGTTTGTTTGGAAGGCCAACGACTTCATCATCAATTTGCTTAGAGAGCGAGGCGCGTTGCTCGCCAGTGGCACGCTGCATCATAGCTACCCGCACTGCTGGCGGCACAGCACGCCCGTGGCGTTCCGCGCCACGGCCCAGTGGTTCATCAGCATGGAGCAAGCCGGGCTTCGGCAAAAGGCGCTCGACGCGATCAAGCAAGTACGCTGGCAGCCGGCTTGGGGCGAGGAGCGCATCAGCAGCATGATCGCGAATCGCCCGGACTGGTGCATTTCGCGCCAGCGCACCTGGGGCGTACCGATCGCGTTGTTCGTGCATCAAGTCACGGGTGAGCCGCATCCGAACTCGGTCGCGCTGATGGAACAAGTCGCAACGCGAATTGAGCGCGAAGGCGTGGATGCCTGGTACGAACTCGATGCCAAGGAATTGCTGGGCGAGGAAGCCGCTGTCTACGACAAGGTCACCGACATTCTCGATGTCTGGTTCGACTCCGGCGTCACGCACGCGTGCGTGCTCGACGCGCGTGACGAGCTCAAAGGTCCGCGTCAGGTCATGTACCTCGAAGGCTCGGATCAGCATCGCGGCTGGTTCCATTCCTCGCTGCTGACCTCGGTCGCGATGCATGGCAAGGCGCCCTATGACGAAGTGATCACGCATGGTTTTACGGTCGATCAATCCGGCCGCAAGATGTCGAAGTCGCTCGGCAACATCATCGAGCCGCAAAAAGTCATCAGCAACATGGGCGCCGATGTATTGCGCCTGTGGACCGTGTCGACCGACTACGCAAACGAAATGGCGGTGTCGGACGAAATCCTGAAGCGCGTCGGCGACACGTATCGACGTCTGCGCAACACCGCCCGCTTCCTGCTTGGCAATCTGCATGGCTTCGATCCCGTGCGCGATGCCGTCTCGGCCGACCAGATGTTGCTGCTGGATCGCGCGGCACTCGCACAAGCGAAGCGGGTGATGGACCTTGCGCGCCGCGTCTACGGCCCGGAGGCTGATGGCTACGGCACGGCAGGTCCGGACACCTACAATTACGCCGCGTTGGTACAGGAATTGATGCGCTTCTGCACGGTTGACCTGGGCGCTGGTTATCTGGATCAAACCAAGGACCGCCTGTATACGATGCCCGAAACGAGCCTCGGCCGGCGGTCTGCGCAAACGGCGATGTATGCGGCACTCGAAGTACTCGTGCGTGCATTGGCGCCGCTGACCACCTTTACGGCCGAAGAGATCTGGGCGCATATGCCCGCGCGTCAGCACGATTCCGTCTACTTCGCCACCTGGAAGGACATTGAGGCACTGTTCGCCAACGCGACGCTGAACGATGCCGATCAGGCGCTGCTGGATGACCTGAACCAGATTCGCCAAGTCGTGCTGAAGCGCATCGAGGAATTGCGCAGCAGCGCTGGCATGGGTGGTTCGCTCGAAGCCACCGTTGACCTCTATGTTGCGCCGGCGCAGCGCGATCGACTCGCTGCCGCATCGACCGAGCTTCGCTTCTACCTCATCACGTCCGGATGTGATTTGCATGAGCTGGATGCCGCGCCCGCCGATGCGCTGACCATTCGCCTCCACGAGTCTGAGGCCAAGGCGGTCGTCCGCGCTGCCAGCGGGCACAAGTGCGTGCGCTGCTGGCATCACCGCGAGGACGTCGGCACGCACGCTGACCATCCAGAACTCTGTGGCCGCTGCATCGACAACGTTGCCGGAAGTGGAGAAGCGCGTGCCTGGTTCTGA
- the lspA gene encoding signal peptidase II — MPGSDRLGVQAWRYLLISILVIGVDQWSKWLAEHHLSFGERINVMPGFDWTLAYNTGVAFSMFADGEAWQRYGLAGFAILVSGVFIWMLAGLQRAERIAAIAYALIIGGALGNVIDRIRHGHVVDFVLWYVRDYYWPAFNVADSCIVVGAGLLLLFGWRHKEPSAPAKV, encoded by the coding sequence GTGCCTGGTTCTGACCGACTCGGCGTGCAAGCCTGGCGCTACCTGCTGATCTCGATCCTCGTCATCGGCGTCGATCAGTGGAGCAAATGGCTCGCCGAGCACCATTTGAGTTTTGGCGAGCGCATCAACGTGATGCCAGGCTTTGACTGGACGCTCGCCTACAACACCGGCGTTGCGTTCAGCATGTTTGCCGATGGCGAAGCGTGGCAACGCTACGGGCTGGCCGGATTCGCTATTCTGGTGTCCGGCGTGTTTATCTGGATGCTTGCCGGTCTGCAACGCGCGGAGCGAATCGCGGCGATCGCCTATGCCTTGATCATCGGCGGCGCGCTCGGCAACGTGATCGACCGCATCCGCCACGGCCATGTGGTCGACTTTGTGCTCTGGTACGTCCGCGACTACTACTGGCCGGCATTCAATGTTGCCGACTCCTGTATTGTGGTCGGTGCCGGCCTCCTGCTGTTGTTTGGCTGGCGGCACAAAGAACCCTCAGCGCCCGCCAAGGTCTGA
- the ggt gene encoding gamma-glutamyltransferase, with amino-acid sequence MSLSYKKSTSCVLAFSLCLNFSQLHAASEPPVAARDGMVVTAQHLATDVGARVLAEGGNAVDAAIAVGYALAVVYPAAGNLGGGGFMTLRLADGTVQFIDFRETAPAAATAKMYLDENGQVIPGLSTLGYKAVGVPGTVAGLELARERFATLPRKRLVAPSIVLAQKGFVLEQGDVDMIEAVAADLRKDSATAAIFLNADGSAPKAGDRLIQKDLAESLKRIAKNGRDGFYRGATATRLADASKAGGGLITEQDLASYQAKLRAPLECDYRGFHVISAPPPSSGGVVLCEILNILEAYPLSDAGWGSAQATHWMIEAMRHAYVDRNHYLGDPDFVENPIARLLDDAHAGRIRGAIHDRKAGDSDALAPGKAPHEGSNTTHYSIADADGNVVAVTYTLNDWFGAKVTAAGTGILLNNEMDDFTSAPGVPNLYGLVQGEANAIAPGKRPLSSMTPTIVLRDGQPFMVVGTPGGSRIITAVLHTIVNVIDFGMNIQEAVDAPRFHQQWQPEATAVEARALSPDTRMILELWGHVFTEPQPENHLAAILIGAPALGASPVAGNRFYGANDPRRGTGSAKGPEIDRKR; translated from the coding sequence ATGTCACTGAGTTACAAGAAATCAACCTCTTGCGTATTGGCCTTCAGTCTTTGCCTGAACTTCAGTCAGCTCCACGCTGCATCGGAGCCGCCCGTTGCGGCCCGGGACGGTATGGTCGTGACCGCGCAACATCTGGCGACTGACGTCGGCGCAAGGGTGTTGGCGGAGGGCGGTAATGCCGTGGACGCGGCGATTGCGGTGGGTTATGCCCTGGCCGTGGTGTACCCCGCCGCAGGCAACCTGGGTGGCGGCGGCTTCATGACCTTGCGTCTCGCGGATGGCACGGTGCAATTCATTGATTTCCGCGAGACGGCGCCAGCTGCTGCGACGGCGAAGATGTATCTGGACGAAAACGGGCAGGTGATTCCGGGGCTTAGCACGCTGGGATACAAAGCTGTCGGCGTGCCGGGCACGGTGGCCGGGCTGGAACTGGCACGAGAGCGTTTTGCCACACTGCCTAGAAAGCGCTTGGTCGCACCTTCCATCGTGCTCGCGCAAAAGGGCTTCGTGTTAGAGCAGGGTGACGTCGACATGATTGAAGCCGTCGCGGCGGACCTTCGCAAAGACTCGGCAACGGCCGCCATCTTCCTCAACGCCGACGGCAGCGCGCCCAAAGCCGGTGATCGGTTGATCCAAAAAGACCTCGCCGAGAGTCTGAAACGCATTGCGAAAAACGGTCGCGACGGATTCTATCGTGGGGCCACGGCAACACGTCTTGCCGATGCGAGCAAGGCCGGCGGCGGGCTGATTACCGAACAAGATTTGGCGTCCTACCAGGCCAAACTGCGCGCGCCGCTGGAGTGCGACTACCGTGGGTTTCATGTGATTTCGGCGCCGCCGCCGAGCTCCGGTGGGGTCGTGCTCTGCGAGATTCTCAATATTCTCGAGGCGTATCCGCTCAGCGATGCCGGTTGGGGCTCGGCCCAGGCAACGCACTGGATGATCGAGGCCATGCGTCATGCGTATGTCGATCGCAATCACTACTTGGGCGATCCGGATTTCGTTGAGAACCCCATCGCGCGCCTGCTCGACGACGCGCATGCCGGTCGCATTCGTGGCGCCATCCATGATCGGAAGGCGGGCGATTCCGACGCGCTGGCGCCCGGCAAGGCGCCGCACGAAGGCAGCAACACCACGCACTATTCGATTGCCGACGCGGATGGAAATGTGGTGGCCGTGACCTATACGTTGAACGACTGGTTCGGCGCCAAAGTGACGGCCGCGGGCACGGGTATCTTGCTGAACAACGAAATGGACGACTTCACGTCGGCACCCGGGGTACCCAACCTGTACGGACTGGTGCAAGGCGAAGCCAATGCGATTGCACCGGGCAAACGGCCGTTGAGCTCGATGACCCCAACAATCGTGCTGCGCGATGGCCAACCCTTCATGGTGGTCGGAACACCGGGCGGCAGTCGAATCATCACGGCCGTGCTGCACACGATTGTCAACGTCATCGACTTTGGCATGAACATTCAGGAGGCTGTGGATGCGCCTCGGTTCCATCAGCAGTGGCAGCCCGAGGCGACCGCTGTCGAGGCACGCGCGTTGAGCCCGGATACGCGAATGATTCTCGAGTTGTGGGGCCATGTGTTCACCGAGCCGCAACCCGAGAACCATCTGGCGGCGATCTTGATTGGCGCGCCAGCGTTGGGCGCGTCACCAGTAGCGGGCAATCGGTTCTATGGCGCGAATGACCCAAGGCGCGGCACGGGTTCGGCGAAGGGGCCGGAGATAGATCGCAAGCGCTGA
- a CDS encoding VOC family protein, whose translation MAITSFEIISVPVSDQQRAKRFYTDVLGFELIRESPMGPGMSWIQLAPPGQNVTIALVTWFDTMKPGGLQGVMVNTPDIDAEYQSLQGRGLELSEIKTEPWGRFAMFKDPDGNGWILREPPDGSG comes from the coding sequence ATGGCGATCACCAGTTTCGAAATCATTTCAGTTCCGGTCAGCGATCAGCAGCGCGCCAAACGCTTCTACACCGATGTCCTTGGTTTTGAATTGATCCGTGAATCACCCATGGGCCCTGGTATGAGTTGGATTCAGCTCGCTCCGCCGGGCCAGAACGTCACCATTGCATTGGTGACCTGGTTTGACACCATGAAGCCAGGCGGACTGCAGGGAGTCATGGTCAACACCCCCGATATCGACGCCGAGTATCAAAGCCTGCAAGGTCGCGGCCTCGAACTCAGCGAGATCAAGACCGAGCCCTGGGGCCGCTTTGCCATGTTCAAAGATCCGGACGGTAACGGCTGGATCTTGCGCGAGCCACCAGATGGCAGCGGTTAG
- a CDS encoding shikimate kinase, with the protein MGGERPLAIRRYDAEDGPTPTHSESGTVFVVFIHGPAAAGKHTIAQALSGRTGLPLFHNHLAVDAALSLFEFGSPGFKAMREVIWKTAFTEAAAAGRSFIFTFHPEASVAPDLIQSLQDSITTTGGSVWYVALSCSRTAILDRIGNDSRRKFGKLTDANFYLTLEQQGAFAFPDLPSPWLEIDTEQVDPETAAASIESALRNENMT; encoded by the coding sequence GTGGGTGGTGAGCGACCACTCGCCATTCGGCGCTACGATGCGGAAGATGGCCCCACACCAACCCATTCGGAATCCGGCACTGTGTTCGTAGTCTTCATCCATGGCCCCGCAGCGGCGGGCAAACACACCATTGCACAGGCGCTAAGCGGTCGCACCGGCTTGCCCCTGTTCCACAATCACTTGGCAGTCGACGCAGCACTGAGTCTGTTCGAGTTCGGTTCGCCCGGGTTCAAGGCCATGCGGGAAGTGATCTGGAAGACGGCCTTCACGGAAGCCGCCGCCGCCGGACGCTCATTCATTTTCACGTTTCATCCCGAGGCCTCGGTCGCGCCGGACCTGATCCAGTCATTGCAGGATTCGATCACGACAACCGGCGGCAGCGTCTGGTACGTGGCGCTGTCTTGCTCAAGGACGGCCATTCTGGATCGGATCGGCAACGACAGCCGTCGCAAGTTCGGCAAACTCACTGACGCCAACTTCTATCTGACTCTGGAACAACAAGGTGCCTTTGCGTTTCCAGACCTGCCATCACCGTGGCTGGAGATTGATACCGAACAAGTCGATCCTGAGACCGCAGCCGCATCCATTGAATCCGCCTTGCGCAACGAGAACATGACGTAG